Proteins from a single region of Crassaminicella profunda:
- a CDS encoding AEC family transporter, with amino-acid sequence MIIGDAVQSVFSIVMMIGVGYILTHKGWFDGNISKLFSKLVVRVSLPALMFSNLMKNFNKDILMESKIGIGIAFSTMFLSYGISILIARVLKIPPKRKGLFQSMFALSNTIFIGLPVNLALFGEKSVPMVLLYYIANTTTFWTIGVYYIRKDSGNDDGEGIFTMNTLKRIFSPPLMGFLVALIFIILKINPPKFIMDSCRYIGNLTTAISMFFIGIIIHSLHIKDIYFDKNMIVLLIGRFVFCPLLVLTTLYYFEVPLLMEKVFVIEAAMPVMTQSAIVAQAYGADYKYATVMVSVTTMASLLFIPLYTILLSL; translated from the coding sequence ATGATCATAGGAGATGCCGTACAAAGTGTATTTAGTATTGTGATGATGATTGGTGTAGGGTATATTTTAACCCATAAAGGATGGTTTGATGGGAATATCTCCAAATTGTTTTCAAAGCTAGTAGTTAGAGTATCCCTGCCAGCGTTGATGTTTTCAAATTTAATGAAGAATTTTAATAAGGATATATTAATGGAATCAAAGATTGGTATAGGTATTGCTTTCTCAACCATGTTTTTATCCTATGGAATCAGTATACTTATAGCAAGGGTTTTAAAAATTCCTCCTAAGAGGAAAGGTCTGTTTCAGTCTATGTTTGCTTTATCCAATACAATTTTTATAGGACTTCCTGTAAACTTAGCTTTATTCGGTGAAAAAAGTGTTCCGATGGTACTCCTTTATTATATTGCTAATACGACTACCTTTTGGACGATTGGGGTATATTATATTCGAAAAGATAGTGGGAATGATGATGGAGAAGGAATTTTTACGATGAATACATTGAAACGGATTTTTTCTCCCCCATTGATGGGTTTTTTAGTAGCACTTATTTTTATAATATTAAAAATAAATCCACCAAAATTTATTATGGATAGTTGTAGATATATAGGAAATCTTACTACAGCCATTTCTATGTTTTTCATAGGAATTATTATCCATAGTCTTCATATAAAAGATATTTATTTTGACAAGAATATGATAGTTCTTTTGATCGGAAGATTTGTATTTTGCCCATTATTGGTTTTAACAACTCTTTATTATTTTGAGGTACCCTTATTAATGGAAAAGGTGTTTGTTATAGAAGCAGCTATGCCAGTAATGACTCAAAGTGCAATTGTAGCACAAGCATATGGAGCGGATTATAAATATGCCACTGTTATGGTGAGTGTCACAACTATGGCAAGCTTACTTTTCATTCCTCTTTATACAATTTTATTAAGTTTGTAA
- a CDS encoding ArsR/SmtB family transcription factor — protein MSAMYYELSASLLKALAHPTRIQILERLKNEENLCVCHIYEDLELEQSNVSQHLKILKDKGILNSRKEGLQVLYSVRYREIYKILDLVKDILAKQLEEAHEQLGIKKK, from the coding sequence ATGAGTGCTATGTATTATGAATTATCAGCATCTCTGTTAAAAGCTTTAGCGCATCCTACACGTATTCAGATTCTTGAACGTTTAAAAAATGAAGAGAATCTTTGTGTATGCCATATTTACGAAGATTTAGAGTTAGAGCAATCGAATGTATCACAGCACCTTAAGATTTTAAAGGATAAAGGAATACTTAATAGTAGAAAAGAAGGACTACAAGTTTTATATAGTGTAAGATATAGAGAAATCTATAAGATTTTAGATTTAGTAAAAGATATTTTAGCAAAACAATTGGAAGAAGCACATGAGCAATTAGGGATTAAGAAAAAATAA
- the argB gene encoding acetylglutamate kinase, with product MDYQKIATLIEALPYIKKFSGKTFVIKYGGSIMKNIEAKKAFIEDVVLLKLVGINVVIVHGGGPNISKWLSKLNIDTNFVKGLRVTDEKTMEVVEMVLSGQINKGITSELCSHGINAVGISGKDNHLIEATKKYLYEENEKIDIGYVGDVVSVNDQLLNDLLKTRYLPVISPIGCDKEGNGYNINADYVAAAVASVLNAEKLILLTDIEGLYKDINDPSTFISSIRIEKIKEYMEEGAILGGMIPKMQCCIQAIEKGTKNIHLIDGRQEHSLLLEIFTDKGMGTMIKGGEKNEQK from the coding sequence TTGGATTATCAAAAAATAGCAACCTTAATAGAAGCTTTACCTTATATAAAAAAGTTTAGTGGAAAAACTTTTGTAATCAAATATGGTGGAAGCATTATGAAAAATATTGAAGCCAAAAAAGCTTTCATAGAGGATGTGGTGTTATTAAAGCTGGTAGGAATCAATGTGGTGATTGTTCATGGAGGAGGACCTAATATTTCAAAGTGGCTCAGTAAACTAAATATAGATACAAATTTTGTAAAAGGATTAAGAGTTACAGATGAAAAGACCATGGAAGTTGTAGAAATGGTTCTTTCAGGACAGATCAATAAAGGTATTACTAGTGAGCTATGTAGTCATGGGATTAATGCTGTAGGGATCAGTGGAAAAGATAATCATCTTATTGAAGCTACGAAAAAATATTTATATGAAGAAAATGAAAAAATAGATATAGGCTATGTGGGAGATGTTGTATCTGTAAATGATCAATTATTAAATGATTTATTAAAGACGAGATACCTTCCTGTCATCTCTCCTATTGGATGTGATAAGGAAGGAAATGGGTACAATATTAATGCAGACTATGTAGCAGCAGCTGTAGCTTCTGTGTTAAATGCAGAAAAGCTTATATTATTAACAGATATAGAAGGGCTATATAAGGATATCAATGATCCTTCAACCTTTATTTCGAGTATTCGTATAGAAAAAATAAAAGAGTATATGGAGGAAGGGGCTATTTTAGGGGGGATGATCCCCAAAATGCAGTGTTGTATACAAGCTATAGAAAAGGGTACAAAAAATATACACTTAATTGATGGAAGACAGGAGCACAGTTTACTTTTAGAAATATTTACAGATAAAGGAATGGGGACAATGATTAAAGGAGGAGAAAAAAATGAGCAAAAGTAA
- the argJ gene encoding bifunctional glutamate N-acetyltransferase/amino-acid acetyltransferase ArgJ produces the protein MIPLKILENKTISDVPGFQTIGIYSGVKRSGKNDLCVIYSKTPAVAAAVFTKNKIKAAPILLCMEHIKFENTQAIVINSGNANACTGSEGFEDAVTMAKTTAKELGLIPPHVLVSSTGIIGVPMPMNKITKGIQTACKNLEKNDGDSAAKAIMTTDTFTKKITVTINIEDKPIYISGIAKGSGMIHPNMGTMLSFITTNINIEKSLLQLALRNSVKDSYNMVSVDGDTSTNDMVVVMANGVAQNSLIDTTNDSYIKFKEALDFVNKELAKMIAKDGEGATKLIETHVINAKTIQDAKLCAKSVISSSLVKSALFGSDANWGRILCAIGYADGNFAPEKVDIFFKNHIGSIQVAQNGMGIPFDETTAKSILEQEYVNILIDLKDGEQSATAWGCDLTYDYVKINGCYRT, from the coding sequence ATGATTCCATTGAAAATTTTAGAGAATAAAACCATCTCAGATGTACCTGGCTTTCAAACTATTGGCATATACAGCGGTGTAAAAAGAAGTGGTAAAAATGATTTATGTGTAATCTACAGTAAAACACCTGCTGTAGCAGCTGCCGTATTTACCAAAAATAAAATAAAGGCAGCTCCTATTTTACTTTGTATGGAACATATAAAATTTGAAAATACACAAGCAATTGTTATAAATAGTGGAAACGCCAATGCTTGTACTGGAAGTGAAGGCTTTGAAGATGCAGTAACAATGGCAAAAACAACAGCAAAGGAGTTGGGGTTAATCCCCCCTCATGTCCTAGTTTCTTCCACAGGTATTATAGGAGTTCCCATGCCTATGAATAAAATTACAAAGGGTATTCAAACAGCTTGCAAAAATCTTGAGAAAAACGATGGTGACTCAGCTGCTAAAGCTATTATGACTACAGATACCTTCACAAAAAAAATAACCGTTACCATCAATATAGAAGACAAACCTATATATATCAGCGGAATTGCAAAAGGCTCTGGTATGATTCATCCAAATATGGGCACTATGCTTAGCTTTATTACTACAAATATTAATATTGAGAAATCATTATTACAGCTTGCTCTAAGAAACAGCGTAAAGGATTCTTACAATATGGTTTCTGTAGATGGAGATACAAGTACCAATGATATGGTTGTTGTCATGGCTAATGGCGTAGCCCAAAATTCATTGATTGATACTACTAATGATTCTTATATAAAATTTAAAGAAGCCCTTGATTTTGTAAACAAAGAACTTGCCAAAATGATTGCAAAGGATGGTGAAGGCGCAACAAAACTAATTGAAACTCATGTAATCAACGCTAAAACAATCCAAGATGCAAAGCTTTGTGCAAAATCTGTGATTTCTTCAAGTCTTGTAAAATCCGCTTTGTTCGGAAGTGATGCTAATTGGGGAAGAATATTATGTGCTATCGGTTATGCAGATGGAAATTTTGCCCCCGAAAAAGTTGATATCTTCTTTAAGAATCATATAGGCTCTATACAAGTAGCACAAAACGGAATGGGCATTCCATTTGATGAAACTACGGCAAAATCCATATTAGAACAAGAATATGTGAATATCCTTATTGATTTAAAAGATGGAGAACAATCTGCTACTGCATGGGGTTGCGATTTAACTTATGATTATGTGAAAATCAATGGTTGTTATAGAACTTAA
- a CDS encoding bacteriohemerythrin, with translation MFEWKEEFEVNVKALDDQHKKLFQIGEEIFQTMKSDKLDKYDDIMKLVYELHNYTAYHFNDEERIAKENGIPLSQKHLEQHKAFLLKLMEVKTIDIDENQRDFLIDILGFVADWIANHILKTDKEYSVPLNEKGIY, from the coding sequence ATGTTTGAATGGAAAGAAGAATTTGAAGTGAATGTGAAAGCATTGGATGATCAACATAAAAAGTTATTTCAAATTGGAGAAGAAATATTTCAAACTATGAAATCAGATAAGTTAGATAAGTATGATGATATTATGAAACTTGTATATGAATTACATAATTATACAGCCTATCATTTTAATGATGAAGAAAGAATTGCAAAGGAAAATGGGATTCCATTATCTCAAAAACATTTGGAACAACATAAAGCATTTTTGCTGAAATTGATGGAAGTAAAAACTATTGATATTGATGAAAATCAAAGAGATTTTTTGATAGATATATTAGGATTTGTTGCTGACTGGATTGCCAATCATATTCTAAAAACAGATAAAGAATATTCAGTACCTTTAAATGAAAAAGGAATTTATTAG
- a CDS encoding permease, with protein sequence MPIFIGFVESGIPLGVTFTFLVTSPIVNEIALGFLFISFGFKIAFLYTAAGMIIGIVAGIIIEKLHLTHLVESYVYEIHMGEAVIEEMDHKKRVKFAFDAVKDIVKRVWIYVILGIGIGAWIHGYAPQDFLVKYAGPNNPLAVFVAVVLGIPLYSNAVGTVPIVEALIGKGVGVGTALSFMMSVVALSLPEMILLKQVMKPKLIGIFIAITGTAIILVGYLFNIIL encoded by the coding sequence GTGCCTATATTTATAGGCTTTGTGGAATCGGGTATTCCACTTGGAGTTACATTTACATTTTTAGTGACATCACCAATTGTTAATGAAATTGCATTAGGTTTTTTATTTATTAGTTTTGGATTTAAAATAGCATTTCTTTATACAGCTGCAGGAATGATTATAGGGATTGTAGCAGGAATCATTATTGAAAAGCTTCATTTAACCCATTTGGTAGAAAGCTATGTTTATGAGATTCATATGGGGGAAGCAGTGATTGAAGAGATGGATCATAAAAAAAGAGTGAAATTTGCTTTTGATGCAGTGAAGGATATTGTAAAGAGAGTATGGATTTATGTTATATTAGGAATTGGTATAGGGGCATGGATTCATGGCTATGCACCACAAGATTTTTTAGTAAAATATGCAGGACCTAATAATCCACTTGCAGTTTTTGTAGCTGTTGTATTAGGAATTCCTCTTTATTCAAATGCAGTAGGAACAGTTCCTATTGTAGAGGCTTTGATTGGTAAAGGGGTAGGAGTTGGAACGGCGCTTTCGTTTATGATGAGTGTGGTAGCCTTGTCTCTTCCTGAGATGATTCTTTTAAAGCAAGTAATGAAACCAAAGCTTATTGGCATATTTATTGCTATTACAGGGACAGCTATTATACTTGTAGGATATTTATTTAATATTATTTTATAG
- the argC gene encoding N-acetyl-gamma-glutamyl-phosphate reductase, which yields MFKIGILGATGYAGQQLVWLLYNHKEVEIVFLSSHSYSGYSFSDVYPQYDQFLQNLCIDIHNVEKKLVDIDLLFIALPHGKSFEITKKALDLGVKVIDLGADFRLKSSASYEKWYNLQHECIDLLPDSVYGLPEIHRENIKKAKLIANPGCYPTASILALTPILKHQLIHPNSIIIDAKSGVSGAGRKASIPTLFAECNESIKAYGVAGHRHTPEIEQETSKIYGQNITLSFTPHLIPMNRGILATCYGNLKEKCSQESLYKIYKDFYENEYFIRVRKNLPETKWVKGTNLCDISVCVDERTGRVIILSAIDNLIKGAAGQAVQNMNILFGLKETEGLEMLAMTP from the coding sequence ATGTTCAAAATAGGTATACTAGGAGCAACAGGTTATGCTGGTCAGCAGCTGGTTTGGCTCCTTTATAATCATAAAGAAGTAGAAATTGTATTTTTATCTTCTCATAGTTATTCAGGTTATTCCTTTTCTGATGTTTATCCCCAATATGATCAATTTCTGCAAAATTTATGTATAGATATCCATAATGTAGAAAAAAAACTTGTAGATATTGATTTATTATTTATCGCTCTACCTCATGGAAAATCTTTTGAGATTACTAAAAAAGCTTTAGATCTTGGAGTAAAGGTTATTGATTTAGGTGCTGATTTTCGATTAAAAAGTTCAGCTTCTTATGAAAAGTGGTATAATCTACAACATGAATGTATAGATTTATTACCTGATAGTGTATACGGTCTTCCTGAAATTCATAGGGAAAATATAAAAAAAGCTAAGTTAATCGCCAACCCAGGTTGTTATCCTACAGCAAGCATCTTAGCACTGACTCCAATACTCAAGCACCAGTTAATCCATCCAAACTCTATCATCATTGATGCAAAATCTGGTGTATCAGGGGCAGGAAGAAAAGCAAGCATTCCTACTCTTTTTGCAGAGTGTAATGAATCAATCAAAGCATATGGTGTAGCTGGTCATCGTCACACACCAGAGATTGAACAAGAAACATCAAAAATCTATGGACAAAATATTACTTTGTCCTTTACACCTCATTTGATCCCTATGAACAGAGGAATTCTTGCAACATGCTATGGAAATTTAAAAGAAAAATGTTCTCAAGAAAGTTTATATAAAATCTATAAAGATTTTTATGAGAATGAATATTTTATAAGAGTTAGAAAAAATCTTCCTGAAACAAAATGGGTAAAAGGAACGAACCTTTGTGATATAAGCGTATGTGTAGATGAACGAACGGGAAGAGTAATTATATTATCCGCTATTGATAATCTGATAAAAGGTGCTGCAGGACAAGCAGTACAAAATATGAATATCTTATTCGGTCTAAAAGAAACAGAAGGATTAGAAATGCTAGCAATGACCCCATGA
- a CDS encoding ABC transporter ATP-binding protein produces the protein MLRIRNLCKTFHKNTVNEKTIFNRFSLDVEDGDFITIIGSNGAGKSTLLNIISGSIEADEGAILLKDQDISGKPEYKRTRAIGRVFQDPTMGTSPSMNIIENLSMAMNKGKKFNFSMGVSKKDIPLFKELLSQLSLGLEDQLYTKVGLLSGGQRQSLSLLMATLSSPHILLLDEHTAALDPKTSEIIIERTEKIVTERKMTTLMVTHNLNQAIHLGNRLLMLHKGKIVLDIKGEEKKKLTIQKLLSCFEKNQSDDLISDRLLFS, from the coding sequence TTGCTACGAATCCGAAATCTGTGTAAGACATTTCATAAAAATACAGTTAATGAAAAAACAATTTTTAATAGATTTTCTTTAGATGTGGAAGATGGAGACTTTATTACGATCATTGGGAGTAATGGAGCTGGCAAATCAACCCTTTTAAATATTATATCAGGGTCTATTGAAGCAGATGAAGGCGCTATTTTATTAAAGGATCAGGATATATCGGGAAAGCCAGAATATAAGCGTACAAGAGCAATTGGAAGAGTCTTTCAAGATCCTACTATGGGAACGTCCCCCTCTATGAATATCATAGAAAATTTATCTATGGCTATGAATAAAGGAAAAAAATTCAATTTTTCAATGGGTGTTTCTAAAAAAGATATACCTCTATTTAAAGAACTTTTATCTCAGTTGTCATTAGGACTTGAAGATCAATTGTATACAAAGGTAGGATTATTATCTGGAGGACAAAGACAATCCTTATCTCTTTTGATGGCTACTCTATCGAGTCCTCATATTCTTCTTTTAGATGAGCATACAGCTGCACTAGATCCAAAAACTTCTGAGATCATTATTGAGCGTACAGAAAAAATCGTTACAGAGAGAAAAATGACAACCCTAATGGTTACCCATAACCTAAATCAAGCTATCCATCTTGGTAATCGGCTATTAATGTTGCATAAAGGAAAAATTGTACTAGATATAAAAGGAGAAGAAAAGAAAAAATTAACGATTCAAAAGTTATTAAGTTGTTTTGAAAAAAATCAATCAGATGATTTAATCAGTGATCGCTTGCTGTTTTCGTAA
- a CDS encoding CvfD/Ygs/GSP13 family RNA-binding post-transcriptional regulator, whose product MSNNIEAGNIVVGKVTAIKPFGAFVAIEEGKEGLVHISQIAHGFVKDINEHLSVGDEVKVKILSMDQESGKISLSIRETLPAPAPTERKSEQRSERPRRPRQKRGGMNYQDPKNNESFNPLGDQLKAWLEQSKK is encoded by the coding sequence ATGTCAAACAATATTGAAGCTGGAAACATTGTAGTAGGAAAAGTAACTGCTATCAAACCTTTCGGTGCTTTCGTAGCAATCGAAGAGGGAAAAGAAGGATTAGTTCATATTTCACAAATCGCTCATGGATTTGTAAAAGATATCAACGAGCATCTTTCTGTTGGTGATGAAGTAAAAGTAAAAATCTTATCTATGGATCAAGAATCTGGAAAAATTTCTCTTTCTATTCGTGAAACATTACCAGCACCTGCACCTACAGAACGTAAATCTGAACAAAGATCTGAACGTCCTCGTCGCCCAAGACAAAAAAGAGGCGGAATGAACTACCAAGATCCAAAGAACAACGAAAGCTTTAATCCTCTTGGAGATCAATTAAAAGCTTGGTTAGAACAATCTAAAAAGTAA
- a CDS encoding alanine dehydrogenase, translating to MKKIISIGLPKIHGIKGEIRAFLPSFVEKLNQYDVELFLEENYGIEMGFTKEDYLKVNDKVKFLSHDKVYEKDLVIVLKAPNDDEIEMMHGECMLISMLHYDSRPKLVKKLTEKGILSYSMDSIVDDDHHRMVVTYELTALGGVKAAFKEMKKRRKDFFSKERGPIKVTVIGMGQLGVRAGRICMSFGDEKILEEIRKKDVPGVMVQYIGRHITKHKNLLPRIFSDTDLLVDATRRIDFSKCIVPNEYIEFLKEDSIILDLTADPYDTSIWPIQIKAIEGIPHGDLKKYIFEKEDTAYEDIPSQVSTKYRRVTVSCSGWPGTLPKKSMEIYEEKLMPFVDILLKKGYDITLRSDNHFERGLYRGTLDYFLQTNKYEDNI from the coding sequence GTGAAAAAGATTATTTCTATAGGACTGCCCAAAATTCATGGAATAAAAGGAGAAATACGAGCCTTTCTTCCAAGTTTTGTTGAAAAGTTGAATCAATATGATGTAGAACTATTTTTGGAAGAAAATTATGGTATTGAAATGGGCTTTACAAAGGAAGATTATTTAAAGGTAAATGATAAAGTAAAATTTTTATCTCATGATAAGGTTTATGAAAAGGATTTAGTGATTGTATTAAAAGCCCCTAACGATGATGAAATAGAAATGATGCATGGGGAGTGTATGCTTATTTCTATGCTTCATTATGATTCAAGACCCAAGCTGGTAAAGAAGTTAACAGAAAAAGGAATCCTTTCTTATTCAATGGATTCTATTGTGGATGATGATCATCATCGTATGGTGGTAACTTATGAGTTAACAGCTTTAGGTGGGGTAAAAGCAGCTTTTAAAGAAATGAAAAAAAGAAGAAAAGATTTTTTTTCAAAGGAAAGAGGTCCTATAAAAGTAACCGTTATTGGAATGGGTCAGTTAGGAGTGAGAGCGGGAAGAATTTGTATGTCTTTTGGAGATGAAAAAATATTAGAAGAAATAAGAAAAAAGGATGTACCAGGAGTAATGGTTCAATATATTGGAAGACATATTACAAAACATAAGAATTTATTGCCTCGTATTTTTTCGGATACAGATTTATTAGTGGATGCAACGAGGAGAATAGATTTTTCAAAATGTATTGTACCAAATGAATACATTGAATTTTTAAAAGAAGATAGTATCATACTAGATTTAACAGCGGATCCTTATGATACATCCATATGGCCTATTCAGATAAAAGCTATAGAAGGAATTCCACATGGTGATTTGAAAAAATATATTTTTGAAAAAGAGGATACTGCGTATGAGGATATTCCATCTCAGGTGAGTACGAAATATCGCAGAGTAACAGTAAGTTGTAGCGGGTGGCCAGGAACACTGCCAAAAAAATCTATGGAGATTTATGAAGAAAAATTAATGCCTTTTGTGGATATCCTTTTAAAGAAGGGATATGACATAACTTTAAGAAGTGATAACCATTTTGAGAGAGGTTTATATAGAGGAACTTTAGATTATTTTTTACAAACAAATAAATATGAAGACAATATATAG
- a CDS encoding thioredoxin family protein translates to MNIKILGGGCKNCQTLYENAVEAVKELGIDAAFEKVTEMKDILSFGVMKTPALVVDGAVKVSGRVVSKEEVKEILNK, encoded by the coding sequence ATGAATATTAAAATTTTAGGTGGAGGATGTAAAAACTGTCAAACACTTTATGAAAATGCAGTAGAGGCAGTAAAAGAGCTAGGAATCGATGCAGCGTTTGAAAAGGTAACAGAAATGAAGGATATCTTATCCTTTGGAGTAATGAAAACACCGGCTCTTGTAGTAGATGGAGCTGTAAAAGTTTCTGGAAGAGTTGTTTCAAAGGAAGAAGTAAAGGAAATACTAAATAAGTAA
- a CDS encoding ABC transporter permease, translating into MGFWLNILEQGLLFGVMVLGVYITYKILDFPDLSVDGSFPLGAAVTAALLVMDIHPLIATVVSLIAGMIAGGVTGYLHVKFKITNLLSGILVMIGLYSINLRIMGKANVPLFNKETIFSSGIKPIFVILIFAIFVKFVLDLFLKTKFGFVIKATGDNPQLVTSLGIDIGRIKIIALMISNGLVALSGSLVAQYQRFSDVGMGTGIIVMGLASIIFGEAIFKRVPLIVPTTMALFGSVLYKTSTAFALRLGFPPTDLKLITAVIVVTALAINQGRNPFKGKKLFSIGGESVATNPKSV; encoded by the coding sequence ATGGGCTTTTGGTTAAATATTTTAGAGCAAGGATTATTATTTGGAGTAATGGTTCTAGGTGTATATATTACTTATAAGATATTAGATTTTCCAGATCTTTCAGTAGACGGCAGCTTCCCACTGGGGGCTGCTGTTACAGCTGCACTTTTGGTCATGGATATTCATCCATTGATAGCAACTGTAGTTTCGCTTATAGCAGGGATGATTGCAGGAGGAGTTACAGGATATCTTCATGTGAAATTTAAAATTACGAATTTATTATCAGGAATTTTAGTAATGATTGGTTTATATTCTATTAATTTAAGAATTATGGGAAAAGCAAATGTTCCTCTTTTTAATAAAGAAACTATTTTCAGTAGTGGTATAAAGCCTATTTTTGTTATTCTTATATTTGCTATATTTGTAAAGTTTGTATTAGATCTTTTCTTAAAAACAAAATTTGGGTTTGTTATAAAAGCTACAGGGGATAATCCTCAATTGGTTACTTCTTTAGGAATCGATATAGGAAGGATTAAGATTATTGCACTTATGATTTCAAATGGATTAGTAGCATTATCAGGTTCCTTGGTTGCCCAATATCAAAGATTTTCAGATGTTGGTATGGGAACAGGGATCATTGTTATGGGTCTTGCTTCTATTATCTTTGGAGAAGCCATTTTTAAAAGAGTTCCTTTAATTGTTCCTACGACAATGGCTTTATTTGGATCTGTTTTATATAAAACGAGTACGGCTTTTGCACTTAGATTAGGATTTCCACCAACGGATTTAAAATTAATTACTGCGGTTATTGTTGTTACAGCTTTAGCAATCAATCAAGGGAGAAATCCTTTTAAAGGAAAAAAATTATTCTCTATAGGGGGTGAATCTGTTGCTACGAATCCGAAATCTGTGTAA
- a CDS encoding aspartate aminotransferase family protein, producing the protein MSKSNIMNTYGRFDVTFEKGLGSKVYDTKGKEYIDFVCGVAVNCLGHSHPSINKVLNEQSNKLIHVSNLYWNIPQINLAKKLAVYSDHDQVFFCNSGTEAVETGLKLARKYGKLQSSTKNTIIYMKNSFHGRTLGALSVTGQEKYQKDFMPLMKGIKAVSFNNIKDLKENINEDTCGVIIEPIQGEGGLIKAEKGFLQEARALCDQFDALLIFDEVQCGIGRTGTLFAYESFGVIPDVICMAKGLGGGFPIGATLANQKASSAFSPGDHGCTFGGNPLACAVSLAVLEELVDKGIVDEVNEKSGYFVEKLEILKSKYNVIEDIQGMGLMLGIKVNIEPKSIVNKCFEKGLLLVGAGKDVVRILPPLNVKKEEIDEAFEILENVLADY; encoded by the coding sequence ATGAGCAAAAGTAATATAATGAATACTTATGGAAGATTTGATGTAACTTTTGAAAAGGGGTTAGGGAGTAAAGTTTATGATACAAAAGGAAAAGAATATATTGATTTTGTATGTGGTGTTGCAGTAAATTGCTTAGGTCATAGTCATCCATCCATAAATAAGGTATTGAATGAACAGAGTAACAAGCTCATTCATGTCTCTAATTTATATTGGAATATACCCCAAATTAATTTGGCAAAAAAATTAGCAGTATATAGTGACCATGATCAGGTGTTTTTTTGTAATAGTGGAACAGAGGCGGTAGAGACTGGATTAAAATTAGCAAGAAAATATGGGAAACTTCAAAGCAGTACAAAAAATACAATTATTTATATGAAAAATTCTTTTCATGGAAGAACCTTAGGAGCATTATCAGTAACAGGGCAAGAGAAATATCAAAAGGATTTTATGCCTTTGATGAAGGGAATAAAAGCTGTATCCTTTAATAATATAAAAGATTTAAAGGAAAATATCAATGAGGATACCTGTGGAGTAATCATAGAACCTATTCAAGGAGAAGGGGGATTGATTAAAGCTGAAAAAGGATTCTTACAGGAAGCAAGAGCGTTATGTGATCAATTTGATGCATTATTAATATTTGATGAGGTTCAGTGTGGAATAGGTAGAACAGGAACGCTATTTGCCTATGAAAGCTTTGGGGTTATTCCAGATGTAATTTGTATGGCAAAGGGGTTAGGAGGAGGTTTTCCAATTGGTGCTACCCTTGCAAATCAAAAAGCTTCAAGTGCATTTTCACCAGGAGATCATGGATGTACCTTTGGAGGAAATCCACTAGCTTGTGCAGTATCTTTAGCAGTTTTAGAAGAATTAGTAGATAAGGGAATTGTTGATGAAGTGAATGAAAAGAGTGGATATTTTGTAGAGAAGCTTGAAATCCTAAAAAGTAAATATAATGTTATTGAAGATATTCAAGGAATGGGATTGATGCTTGGGATAAAGGTAAATATAGAACCTAAGAGTATTGTAAATAAATGCTTTGAAAAGGGACTTTTATTAGTAGGTGCAGGAAAAGATGTGGTAAGAATATTACCCCCACTGAATGTAAAAAAGGAAGAAATCGATGAAGCTTTTGAGATATTAGAGAATGTTTTAGCAGACTATTAA